In Theobroma cacao cultivar B97-61/B2 chromosome 7, Criollo_cocoa_genome_V2, whole genome shotgun sequence, the genomic window GAGAAGTAGAAGGATTTGGGCAATCCTTTGTTGTATCTGAGGAGCAAAAGCTGGATTGGGGTGACCTCTTCTTCATGACCAGCCTCCCTCCCCATTTCAGAAAACCCCATTTATTCCCCAACCTCCCTCTTCCTTTGAGGTCCTTAATTATCCTCACTCTCTTCTCTTTATTCAATGCTATCGGtctgcatggaaatgagaagaGTTTGATtctgttttcattttgtttttcaatgtAGAGATACGTTGGATTCTTATTCATTGGAGTTGAAAACTCTCTCCATGACTCTACTGACGAACATGGCAAAAGCACTTGATATGAGAGTTGAAGAAATGAATGAGATGTTTGAAGGAGGAATGCAATCATTTAGGATGAACTATTACCCTCCATGTCCTCAACCAGAGCAGGCCATCGGCCTTAGACCCCATTCTGATGCTGTTGGTCTAACCATCTTGCTTCAGCTCAATCAAGTAGAGGGTCTCCAGATAAAGAAAGATGGCAAGTGGACTCCTGTTAAGCCCCTACCAGATGCCTTCATTGTCAATGTCGGTGACATTTTAGAGGTActgcatcatcatcatcatcatcatcatcatcatcatcatcagtaCGCTTCATAGAAGCATTTAACTCATGTAGTAttgttatgaattatgtggCAGATGGTAACAAATGGGGCGTATCGTAGCATCGAGCATCGTGCAACAGTGAATTGTGAAAGAGAGAGACTCTCTATTGCTACATTTTGGAGCCCAAGATATGATGGTGAAGTAGGTCCAGCACCAAGCCTGATTTCACCAGAGAAACCAGTATTGTTTAAAAAACTAAGGGTTGAAGAATACTTCAAGGGCTTGTTTGCTCGTGAGCTCCAAGGGAAATCTTACCTTGATACCATGAGAATATAGCACGGTTAATTAAGGCCACAAACAATTGGCTCAATTGT contains:
- the LOC18594415 gene encoding protein SRG1, which encodes MESKVVLGNSLLVPCVQELAKETMTTLPPRYLRPDLEQTTVPADGLEIPVIDMKSLLCDESMDSELAKLDYACKEWGFFQLVNHGVSSSLMEKTKTEIQDFFNLPMEEKQKFWQYQGEVEGFGQSFVVSEEQKLDWGDLFFMTSLPPHFRKPHLFPNLPLPLRDTLDSYSLELKTLSMTLLTNMAKALDMRVEEMNEMFEGGMQSFRMNYYPPCPQPEQAIGLRPHSDAVGLTILLQLNQVEGLQIKKDGKWTPVKPLPDAFIVNVGDILEMVTNGAYRSIEHRATVNCERERLSIATFWSPRYDGEVGPAPSLISPEKPVLFKKLRVEEYFKGLFARELQGKSYLDTMRI